The following are encoded together in the Phragmites australis chromosome 19, lpPhrAust1.1, whole genome shotgun sequence genome:
- the LOC133900819 gene encoding uncharacterized protein LOC133900819, with amino-acid sequence MAAASDRAEVDTTRPFRSVKEAVAVFGDRIHVGDGYPRPNGNAVAMVTPNSIASTKHEASSSSSTMTFSPNPMAEAEAEIMPATVPMYSAPSSPPSLAWSPSPNKVCRAHGDDRYDEAGLTIMRSMKKLEAEVAETRQEVAQLRKRGSEMEMAVASLNAQLHRGLSKMAEMEADKAARRSIGGETDVTSTVRSERYWGDKLGASEYLPSFSYALSLGEIDDAELMGSRRRKAQKVKPIVPLIGDILFSKRKSTKEKGDGLYSGDLYSVLG; translated from the coding sequence ATGGCTGCGGCATCTGACCGTGCGGAGGTGGACACCACCCGCCCGTTCCGGTCCGTCAAGGAGGCAGTCGCCGTGTTCGGGGACCGCATCCATGTCGGCGATGGCTACCCCAGGCCCAACGGCAATGCTGTCGCCATGGTCACGCCCAACTCCATTGCCAGTACGAAGCATGAGGCCAGCAGTAGTAGCAGTACCATGACCTTTTCTCCAAACCCAATGGCAGAGGCTGAGGCAGAGATAATGCCAGCCACTGTTCCTATGTACTCCGCgccgtcctcgccgccgtcgctcGCGTGGTCGCCTTCGCCGAACAAGGTGTGCAGAGCGCACGGCGACGACCGGTACGACGAGGCGGGGCTCACGATCATGCGCTCCATGAAgaagctggaggcggaggtggccgAGACGAGGCAGGAGGTGGCGCAGCTCAGGAAGCGGGGCTCCGAGATGGAGATGGCCGTGGCCAGCCTCAACGCGCAGCTCCACAGGGGCCTCTCGAAGATGGCCGAGATGGAGGCCGACAAGGCGGCGCGGCGCAGCATCGGAGGCGAGACCGACGTGACATCCACGGTCCGGAGCGAGCGGTACTGGGGCGACAAGCTCGGCGCGAGCGAGTACCTGCCCTCGTTCTCGTACGCGCTGAGCCTCGGCGAGATCGACGACGCCGAGCTGATGGGCAGCCGGAGGAGGAAGGCGCAGAAGGTGAAGCCCATCGTGCCGCTCATCGGTGACATCCTCTTCTCCAAGAGGAAGAGCACCAAGGAGAAGGGCGATGGCCTCTACAGTGGTGACCTCTACAGTGTGCTAGGCTAG
- the LOC133900260 gene encoding uncharacterized protein LOC133900260, protein MPPKQEGEGQRPPGGSACLWLVTALLLLCLLAGGACLAAYIVLSPREAPAWIPTVGLVLVALPWAFWIATCAYRCIAARAAERRMAAVAPAAGSMRSPADAPAPGS, encoded by the coding sequence ATGCCGCCCAAGCAGGAGGGGGAGGGCCAGAGGCCGCCGGGTGGCAGCGCGTGCCTGTGGCTGGTGACGgcgctgctcctcctctgcTTGCTTGCCGGCGGCGCTTGCCTCGCGGCCTACATCGTGCTGTCGCCGCGCGAGGCGCCGGCCTGGATCCCCACCGTCGGCCTGGTGCTAGTCGCGCTCCCCTGGGCGTTCTGGATTGCCACTTGCGCGTACCGGTGCATCGCAGCGCGGGCCGCCGAGCGCAGGATGGCCGCCGTGGCGCCAGCCGCCGGAAGCATGCGCTCGCCGGCCGACGCGCCGGCTCCGGGCTCATGA